In Gemmatimonadaceae bacterium, the following are encoded in one genomic region:
- a CDS encoding response regulator: MTTRPGSTPTRRRRLRRRLLLPALIVACVLTGLAFVRAAQLRRAQEALVKANALATAVSSSRAFDETIAETQALLVSVSELIDLATPPARADSILQRIRASAPVPYLHLVVVARDGRVIGTAQPLAIGRDGRELLRQPLYARIMESRSFSVGILQRARLQPGQPLMLPFAMPVFDAERREVVGFVGASVLVDSLEPVRRARRLPEGSVLTIMDSSGTIIYRTLDPDHWIGRSFQGDTGVATDFRIRERVGSGLRSADGTVRLVGTRRIERVPWVLYLGIPLRHTLDIARNEFLRDLALGAALTIVLLAVGYRSTLSVAAPIESLTSDTQAIAAGDMMRRSTVDSDDEVGDLARAFNRMADTIVQRNAELKSSQDQLLHAQKMDAIGSFAGGIAHDFNNYLHSIIGHTELATIGLPPDAPAREDLREVLSAASRAADLTRQILVFSRKQVVEPRLLDLNSVVRGIERMLVRMIGENRQLELQLADRVLTVLVDQGQLEQVIVNLVVNARDATCDGGVITLATRAVTGTGAARTEATAHLLVRDNGTGMPPEVRERVFDPFFTTKERRGGTGLGLAIAYGIMEQASGGIAIDSTMGAGTTVTIALPLRSGEVITPVTSPVVTGFLQGRGRILLAEDNAAVRRSTERMLLNAGYEVVSAADGPSAMHQLRSEAGEFDVLVSDVMMPGMSGSELAALVRAAQPGIGVLFISGYADDDALQAELASSATICVAKPFTAATLIAALNNVMKSRELETARPA, translated from the coding sequence GTGACCACGCGCCCCGGGTCCACTCCCACGCGACGCCGACGGCTGCGCCGCCGATTGCTGCTGCCCGCGCTCATCGTGGCCTGCGTCCTCACGGGTCTCGCGTTCGTCCGGGCCGCCCAGCTCCGCCGCGCCCAGGAGGCGCTGGTCAAGGCGAATGCGCTGGCCACGGCCGTCTCGAGCAGCCGGGCCTTCGACGAGACCATCGCCGAGACGCAGGCCCTGCTCGTGAGCGTCAGCGAGCTGATCGACCTCGCGACACCGCCGGCCCGCGCCGACTCGATCCTCCAGCGGATCCGCGCCTCCGCCCCGGTGCCCTACCTCCACCTCGTCGTCGTGGCGCGGGACGGTCGCGTCATCGGGACCGCGCAGCCCCTCGCCATCGGCCGCGACGGCCGCGAACTGCTCCGCCAGCCGCTCTATGCGCGCATCATGGAGTCACGGTCCTTCTCGGTGGGCATCCTCCAGCGCGCACGCCTGCAGCCCGGCCAGCCGCTCATGCTGCCCTTTGCCATGCCGGTGTTCGATGCGGAGCGCCGGGAGGTGGTGGGATTCGTTGGCGCGTCGGTGCTGGTGGATTCGCTGGAACCGGTGCGCCGCGCGCGACGCCTGCCCGAAGGATCCGTGCTGACGATCATGGACTCGAGCGGCACGATCATCTACCGCACACTGGATCCCGACCACTGGATCGGGCGCTCGTTCCAGGGTGACACCGGGGTCGCCACCGACTTCCGCATCCGCGAGCGCGTCGGCTCCGGCCTGCGCTCCGCCGACGGCACGGTGCGCCTGGTCGGCACGCGGCGCATCGAGCGTGTGCCGTGGGTCCTGTACCTCGGCATCCCCCTCCGCCACACCCTCGACATCGCCCGCAACGAGTTCCTGCGTGACCTCGCCCTCGGCGCCGCGCTGACCATCGTGCTGCTCGCCGTCGGCTACCGCTCCACGCTCAGCGTGGCGGCACCGATCGAGTCCCTCACCAGCGACACGCAGGCCATTGCCGCCGGCGACATGATGCGCCGCTCCACCGTCGACTCCGACGACGAGGTGGGTGACCTCGCGCGCGCCTTCAACCGCATGGCAGACACCATCGTGCAGCGCAACGCCGAGCTCAAGTCCAGCCAGGACCAGCTCCTGCACGCCCAGAAGATGGACGCCATCGGCTCGTTCGCCGGCGGCATTGCGCACGACTTCAACAACTACCTGCACTCCATCATCGGCCACACGGAGCTGGCCACCATCGGCCTGCCGCCGGACGCGCCGGCGCGCGAGGACCTGCGCGAGGTGCTCTCGGCCGCATCCCGGGCGGCCGACCTGACCCGCCAGATCCTCGTCTTCAGCCGCAAGCAGGTCGTCGAGCCGCGCCTGCTGGACCTCAACTCCGTGGTGCGCGGCATCGAGCGCATGCTGGTCCGCATGATCGGCGAGAACCGTCAGCTCGAGCTGCAGCTCGCCGACCGGGTGCTCACGGTGCTCGTGGACCAGGGGCAGCTCGAGCAGGTCATCGTCAACCTGGTGGTCAACGCGCGTGACGCGACGTGCGACGGTGGCGTGATCACCCTCGCCACCCGGGCCGTCACCGGCACCGGTGCGGCCCGCACCGAGGCCACCGCGCACCTGCTCGTGCGCGACAACGGCACCGGCATGCCACCCGAGGTGCGCGAGCGGGTTTTCGATCCGTTCTTCACCACCAAGGAACGCCGCGGCGGCACCGGGCTGGGGCTCGCCATCGCCTACGGGATCATGGAGCAGGCGTCCGGCGGCATCGCCATCGACAGCACGATGGGCGCGGGCACCACGGTGACCATCGCGCTCCCGCTGCGCAGCGGCGAGGTGATCACGCCGGTGACCAGTCCGGTGGTGACCGGGTTCCTGCAGGGCCGCGGGCGGATCCTGCTGGCCGAGGACAACGCGGCGGTGCGCCGCAGCACGGAGCGCATGCTGCTCAATGCCGGCTACGAGGTCGTGTCGGCCGCCGATGGCCCGTCCGCCATGCACCAGCTCCGCTCGGAGGCCGGCGAGTTCGACGTGCTGGTGTCGGACGTGATGATGCCGGGCATGTCGGGCTCCGAACTCGCCGCGCTGGTGCGCGCCGCGCAGCCGGGCATCGGCGTGCTGTTCATCAGTGGCTACGCCGACGACGACGCACTCCAGGCGGAGCTGGCCAGCAGCGCGACCATCTGCGTTGCGAAGCCCTTCACGGCCGCCACCCTGATCGCCGCACTCAACAACGTGATGAAGTCGCGGGAGCTGGAGACCGCTCGGCCGGCCTGA
- a CDS encoding TetR/AcrR family transcriptional regulator, which produces MTEVIAKEALKTAESRPVRLPVQKRGQQRVEAILDAAELVLSEIGVDAATTNAIADRAGASVGSLYHFFPNKSAILAGLADRYSATATAILRRERRIEDPSLPLDVLFTQMIDAFTAMGCEHPGYMAFCRATDAVGGGKSQASLQADRHKQELVQELIMHRCPGMPADEAAVHAALSVVTMHAALDHMLAVEEPLRSGLRSALVALMVRYFTPIESRYTRAPRAG; this is translated from the coding sequence ATGACGGAAGTCATTGCGAAGGAAGCACTTAAGACGGCCGAGTCACGGCCGGTGCGGCTCCCAGTGCAGAAGCGGGGGCAGCAGCGCGTGGAGGCCATCCTCGACGCGGCAGAGCTCGTGCTGAGCGAGATCGGGGTGGACGCCGCCACGACGAACGCCATCGCCGACCGGGCCGGCGCGAGCGTGGGGTCGCTGTATCACTTCTTTCCGAACAAGTCCGCGATCCTGGCGGGGCTGGCCGATCGGTACTCGGCCACGGCCACGGCGATCCTGCGCCGCGAGCGCCGCATCGAGGATCCGTCGCTGCCGCTGGACGTGCTGTTCACCCAGATGATCGATGCCTTCACCGCGATGGGATGCGAACATCCCGGCTACATGGCGTTCTGCCGTGCGACGGACGCCGTCGGCGGGGGAAAGAGCCAGGCGTCGCTGCAGGCCGACCGGCACAAGCAGGAACTCGTGCAGGAGCTGATCATGCATCGGTGTCCGGGGATGCCCGCAGACGAGGCGGCGGTGCATGCGGCGCTGAGCGTGGTGACGATGCATGCCGCGCTGGACCACATGCTGGCCGTGGAGGAGCCGTTACGCAGCGGGCTGCGGTCGGCCCTGGTGGCGCTGATGGTGCGGTACTTCACGCCGATCGAGTCTCGCTACACGCGAGCGCCACGCGCCGGATGA